In the Sinomonas cyclohexanicum genome, CGGGCACGTGAACAACGTGCAGATCGTCCGCATGCTCGAGGAGGCGCGGATCGCGGCATTCGGCCCTCCGGGCGGAACGGGGGCGGCCGGCGTCGAGCCCCTCGTTCCGCTGTTCTCGGCGGTGCCGGACGGCACGCTCGCACTCGTCGTCGAGCACCGCGTGCGGTACCTGCGCCCGCTCGACTACCGCAACGTCCCCGCCCAGGTCGAGGTGTGGGTGAGTGGGCTCAAGGCCGCCGCACTCACGCTCGACTACGTGGTCCACGACCCGGTGGACGGCCACGAGTGTGTGCGGGCGACGACGCAGCTCGCCTTCGTGGACGAGCCCACCGGACGCCTGATCCGGCTCACGCACGAGCAGCGCGGCCGACTCGCCCCATACGTCGGCGCCGGGATTTTCTCTCGATAACGGGTCGGTAGCGTTTTCCACGGCGGTCACGCTGTCGGGAATTGACGCCTTGCTGAGGTGGCATACTCGACGACGGTGCGCTTCGAAGGTCCCAGCGAGGGGTTGGGACAGCGCCACCGTTCTTTAGGGGGAACTTCCATGACCGATCCTCACTCGCCCGCGCCCGAGCAGCCTGGTGTGCCGAACTCCGTGCCCGAGGCCGCGCCGCAGCAGGCGCCGCAGGCCGCCCCGCCGTACGCCCAGCAGGGGCAGCCTTACGGCCAGCAGCCGTACGGCCAGTACGGCCCTCCGCAG is a window encoding:
- a CDS encoding acyl-CoA thioesterase, coding for MRWGDMDAYGHVNNVQIVRMLEEARIAAFGPPGGTGAAGVEPLVPLFSAVPDGTLALVVEHRVRYLRPLDYRNVPAQVEVWVSGLKAAALTLDYVVHDPVDGHECVRATTQLAFVDEPTGRLIRLTHEQRGRLAPYVGAGIFSR